The sequence TGGGGGCGGCGGAGAGCGAGGTCAAGGCGAAGGAAGAGACAAAGAAGACTCCGCGGGCGTGGGGTCAGAAAGACAAGGACAAGACGGGGGAAGAGGTCAAAGAGGAGAAGAAGGGAGAGGGGGAAGAAACAGCCGAGGAGCCGCCGGTGCGCTATGTTGTTGACAAAAAGGTGGAGAAAGATATTATGAGGCTCGTGGAAACGCTCGACATTCGCGGCGTGGACGCCGAGGAGGTGACGGCGGCAATCGTTGACTGGATGGACAGCGATGATGAGGGAGACTGGGAGGAGGATGCCTACGCCAAGAGCGAGGGGTCCATCCCGAAGAACGCGCCGCTCGATGTGCTCTCGGAACTCCTCATGGTCGAGGGCGTGACGGGAGACCTCTATTTCGGCCCGGGCCAGCCGGAGATCACCGATCTCGGGAAGGAGCTGACCCGCAAAGAGGGGCGGAAGCGGGGCAAGGCGGGGTTGCGAGATTGCCTCACGGTCTGCTCCCGGACAAAGGTGAACGTGAACACCGCTCCGCCCGAGGTGCTCACGGCGCTCCTCGAGGAAGAGAACGAATCCCTGGTCAAGGAGATCATGAGTTATACCCGCAGGGATTACTTCAAAGACATGGCGCAATTCGCCGAAAAAACAGGGGAGCACGTCCCGGCGAGCTTCAAAGCGAGGATCGGAGTGGGGAGCGACAGTTTCCAAATTGTCGCCGAGGGGCTCGTCAACGAGTCGAGGAAGCAGATCCAGGCATTCGTGTACATTGACGACAAGGCGAACGTGAAGATTCTCTACTGGAGAAATGAGCGATGACCAGGGAAAGCGGGGCGTGGATGGGCGGCGGGGCCGCCCACCGGCCGCTCGGCATCGACATCGGGGCGAGCGCGATCAAGGCCGTCCAGGTGCGGAGGAGCGGCCACACCGCGAAGATCGTCAGCACATACCTGGTGGAGATTCCCCGTGAGAAGGCGGAGCGCGCGTCACCCGAGCTCATCGCGGAATCGCTTGAAAAATTCCTCGGTGAGCATAAATTCACAACCGACCGCTTCGTGGGCTCGTTCCCCCTCTCCTCGGCGATCGTGAGGAACGCGGTCGTGCCGCTCCAGGGGCATTACAAGATACGTCAGGTAATCAAATTCCAGGCCGAGCCGCACATCCCGTTCTCGATAGAAGAGGTCGTCATCGACTTCCTCGAAACCGCGGCGGCGGAAGACAACAAGACGCCGGTGATCATCATAGGCGCAAAGAAAGAACTCATCGCCAAACAGCTTGAGCTATGGAACGCAGCGGGACTGGATCCGGAGATCCTCAGTGTCGACGCCTTCGCGCTGGTAAACAACTACCTGCTCAGGGCGGGCGCGGCGGCCCCCGAGGAGATGGTCATGCTCCTGGATATCGGCGCCACCAAGACGCTGCTGGTAATCATGAGGGGGCGGTTTGCGATCCTCGCCAGGAGCATCGCCCTGGGGGGCGACGATATCACCGAGGCGCTCCAGGAGGAATTCGCGATTGATTTCCAGACGGCCGAAAAACTCAAGCGAGAAAAGGCCACGGCAATTCCGGGAGAGCAGTCCGCGGGCGAGGAGGAGCGGATCCAGAAGACGATCAGCCCCATACTCACCCGCCTCGTCAAAGAGGTGGACCGCAGCATGCGCTCGACCACCGCGACCCTCAAGGGCGCGGAGGTCTGCAGGCTCTATCTCTCCGGCGGGGGGGCGCTGCTCGCCCGGATCGGCGAGCTCCTGTCCAGGGAATTCGGTTGCGAGGCGCGCCTGCTCTCTTCTCTCGCCCCGTTCGACGGTTCTGAGGGGGATGGGGCCATGTGCGCGGCCGGCGTCGCGACCGGCCTCGCCATCCAAGGGCTCGGCCTGGGGGGCACGGAGGTTGATCTCCGAAGGGATGACCTCGCGTACGCGGGAGGCCTCGCCAAGGCAAAACGCCAGATGGTGATCGCGGCAATCCTCGCCGTCTGTATCCTGGGGGTCATGACGTTCAATTTCGCGAGCTCGTTTATCCAAAAGAAGCGCGCGCACGCGGTCCTCGCAAACGAGCTCGAGGGGATCTATCGCGAGACCTTCCCGGGGGAGCAGGCCGTGGACGCGGTCTCCGTGGCGGGCAGGATGGAGCAGAAGTTCAATGAGTACCAGCAGGCATACGAGCGTTTTGCAGCGCTCTCAACCAGCGCGCTCTCATCACTTGAAATATTGAGAGAGATCAGCGCACTCGTACCACCGGAGATCAAAGCACAGGTCACCGACCTGTCTATCAGCCAGGGCGCGGTGGAGATGGAAGGACTGGTCAACAGCCCTGCCGACGCGGACAAAATCATGCAGGCGCTCCAGCAATCAAAATATTTCAAGACCGTTGACTTCCCCCCCACATCGGCCCACGGAGGCAACAAGCACAAGTTCAAGCTCACCGCCGCAATAGGGAAATGATACTGTTCATGAAGAAGATCTCGAAGAGAGAAAAGAGCCTCATCGCGACTGCTTTCGGCGCGATCGCCCTGTTCCTCATCTATCAGTTTGCCATCAACCCGTTCCTCAAATACGCCGTGCGGATACAGGAGGAGATCCCCCGGATGAAGGGTGATCTCCTCACCGCGCGGCGCATACAAACGCGCTACCTCGATCTCGACAGAGAGATCAGGCGTGTCCGGCAGCGCATTGACCAGCGCACCGCCGAATTCAGTCCCAACGACTTCCTGAGCACGCTCGCAAAGAATGCGGGAATATTCCCCAATCTTGATGGGATCAAGCCCGATCACACGAAGATCAACGAAAGTTACGGGGAGGACACCGCCACCGTCAAGCTCAAAAACGTGCAGCTGGAGAAACTGGTGAATTACCTCTATGACATCGAGAGCTCGGGCCAGCTCCTCACCGTCAAGGAACTGTCAATCAAGCCGGACAACGATAACTCGCTCGCCCTGGAAGTAACGTTCGACGTGTCCACCTTCACCAGGACGAAAAAATCGGCTGAGGGAAAGGCTGAGAAGCCGCCC comes from Candidatus Auribacterota bacterium and encodes:
- a CDS encoding type II secretion system protein GspK; this translates as MGTKSHVRNGEEGIILLLTLFVIAIFTILVLEFSYTTRVEYHIASGLRDDLLASAIARGGIYETIARLREHRLKEIDEKAEEDKEKGRPAEKPEEVLKKEATKKVAGQLEEVNYPDHYGEDWAQERYLEPYGAGYLTVKVIDESGKISINTLVKEIKEVTAAPKAATPVAGVGAAESEVKAKEETKKTPRAWGQKDKDKTGEEVKEEKKGEGEETAEEPPVRYVVDKKVEKDIMRLVETLDIRGVDAEEVTAAIVDWMDSDDEGDWEEDAYAKSEGSIPKNAPLDVLSELLMVEGVTGDLYFGPGQPEITDLGKELTRKEGRKRGKAGLRDCLTVCSRTKVNVNTAPPEVLTALLEEENESLVKEIMSYTRRDYFKDMAQFAEKTGEHVPASFKARIGVGSDSFQIVAEGLVNESRKQIQAFVYIDDKANVKILYWRNER
- the pilM gene encoding type IV pilus assembly protein PilM, producing MTRESGAWMGGGAAHRPLGIDIGASAIKAVQVRRSGHTAKIVSTYLVEIPREKAERASPELIAESLEKFLGEHKFTTDRFVGSFPLSSAIVRNAVVPLQGHYKIRQVIKFQAEPHIPFSIEEVVIDFLETAAAEDNKTPVIIIGAKKELIAKQLELWNAAGLDPEILSVDAFALVNNYLLRAGAAAPEEMVMLLDIGATKTLLVIMRGRFAILARSIALGGDDITEALQEEFAIDFQTAEKLKREKATAIPGEQSAGEEERIQKTISPILTRLVKEVDRSMRSTTATLKGAEVCRLYLSGGGALLARIGELLSREFGCEARLLSSLAPFDGSEGDGAMCAAGVATGLAIQGLGLGGTEVDLRRDDLAYAGGLAKAKRQMVIAAILAVCILGVMTFNFASSFIQKKRAHAVLANELEGIYRETFPGEQAVDAVSVAGRMEQKFNEYQQAYERFAALSTSALSSLEILREISALVPPEIKAQVTDLSISQGAVEMEGLVNSPADADKIMQALQQSKYFKTVDFPPTSAHGGNKHKFKLTAAIGK
- the gspM gene encoding type II secretion system protein GspM, with translation MKKISKREKSLIATAFGAIALFLIYQFAINPFLKYAVRIQEEIPRMKGDLLTARRIQTRYLDLDREIRRVRQRIDQRTAEFSPNDFLSTLAKNAGIFPNLDGIKPDHTKINESYGEDTATVKLKNVQLEKLVNYLYDIESSGQLLTVKELSIKPDNDNSLALEVTFDVSTFTRTKKSAEGKAEKPPSKPQHTQRPRRR